A region of the Yarrowia lipolytica chromosome 1C, complete sequence genome:
AAGAGATCAAAGTCAATTGATATGCTGCGAAATATCGATATGCAAAGATAATCCGGAGCAGCATGCTCACGTGAgaatataaaaaaagaagtgAGCCACCGTGGAGAGGTTTGGAGGCAACATGACAAGACCTTTTTCAATTCCTCACTCGCTCCTTCTACTGTAACCTCAAATTAGTCGCTATTATCTCTCAAAATTTCTGCCTGACTGGTCTTATTGGAAATCAGACTCGAAGGGCAGCACTCGATCCGGttcgaaaaaaacaaccaaatcacgtgataaaaGTCAAAAGGAGGGAATTCAATgcgtactgtatgtacggAAGAATACTCTGACTCAACTTTGAGCTCAATTTGCCCCAGGCGTACAACTACATGGACTCTGATGACATAAGCAGAACCTTCATTCTGTACATTACAGCATACACCATAAACATCATCTAGAGAGACCAAAATGTATATTTTACTGGCATTGACAGATAGAATGCAAACCATACTATACTGTTTATATGTTTGGATTGCCCATGTTGGCATTAGTGGAGATCTGGGTGCCTACAGTTTGTCTGAGACACTGTGTTTCCCAAGTCCAAAGCTCTAAATCTGTTGGAGAGTCAGTCTGGAATATTTACCTTTGCATTACTAATACCATTGGATTACAAAGTTCATGGGTACTTTTCCTTCCCCTCTTGTTTTCCTTCACCTCTTGTTTTCCACATCTTGAATACTTCTCTATCATTCTCCACCATTATCGCACCATCAACCATACATGCGCCCAACCATGCATGATAAATGCATGCCAAAACACCATACAAAATTCCATCCTCATCACTAACCATCACAGCATCGAGCGCCATGAGCAAGCGCCAGAATGACTCCAATCTGCCGAAAAAAGGCCCACATCGACCTCACAAACGACACAAGCCCGgcgagtcacgtgacagacCGCGATTCAAGATCCCACTCATTGAAAATTGGCTGCTGATTTTCTTGCGGTCTGGAAAGCACTTCTTTTACAACAAGGAGACGAAACAATCGGCGTGGGAGGCACCGGACCACGTGGATGACTTTCTCTACAATAATGTAGATCAGAATTTGGTTCTTGTGCTTCTAGCGCGTGCCAGAGGATTACGGAAGAAGGATGATGTTTACTGGCGTGTTGGAGAGGATACTCTCTACCAGCGACTGAGGCTTTCTGGGGTCGACAATGCAATGTCGAAAGTTGTTTCCGCCAAGATTGAGACACCGTCCCAAACTTCCCAACTGGAAACTTCAACTGTGGAGAGTGCCGAAGGTGCAGCAGAGTCAGCATCTGTTGGTATGGAGGCACATGAATCGGATTCAGAGGAGTTTTCTTCATCGGACGAATCTGAAGGAGAAAACAACGGTATTGATTTCTCTGCTCTTCTGAgtgaggatgaggagggAATGGAAATCAATGGGGATGTGGGACCTTCGGAAGGTGCCAAAACCACTTTCAAGGAGTTGCTGAACGCTTACAATGTCAATCCATTTTCTACTTGGGACAAGGAGTTGGATAAACTGGTTGATGACGACCGGTATGAGGTCTTGGAGACTCGATTGGATAGAGAGAATGTGTTCAACGAGTGGGCCAAGGATGTGATTCGGCAGAggaaggaggccaaggaggccgaggccggCGGTGAAGATGAGCTTGAAGTTGACATTTCTGCAGCCGAGGAGTTTGTGATGCTTCTGAAGGACACATTCAGAAAGGGCAAGTTTTACGTGGAGTATCGGCGAAAGAACAAGGGAGATGAGCGGTTCAAGGCGATTGATATCACCGACAAAGAGCGAGAGTCTGTCTACCGAGCATACTCCAAGGTAGCTcccacaaaaaaaaaggagcGGGTTACTGCTTTTAAGaagcttctggaggacaACAAGGCGTTGATCAATGCGGAGACAAACCTCGGAAACCTGCACACCACCATTTCCAATGACATAGCATGCATGGTGCTTGACATTGAAGAGCGAGCTGAGattctggacgagtttgtGTCCAAGCTTACCAGAGGTCAGATTGAGTCggtggaagaggccaagaagaagcgacaGGAGAGATTGCTATACGAAAAGAGCAAGGCTGCGCATATCGAACGGAAGAAGGCAGAATGGGGCATTGAAAAGGGCAAGAAGAGGCTGGACAAGCAAAATAGGGATCTGGATAGAGaggtccagaagctcgGTATGGGAGGGCTCAAGAGCCAGTTGAAATAGTATTTATAGTAGAACATGGAACCTATTGACGGTG
Encoded here:
- a CDS encoding uncharacterized protein (Compare to YALI0C19404g, some similarities with uniprot|Q06525 Saccharomyces cerevisiae YPR152c, similar to Saccharomyces cerevisiae YPR152C; ancestral locus Anc_3.498) is translated as MHAKTPYKIPSSSLTITASSAMSKRQNDSNLPKKGPHRPHKRHKPGESRDRPRFKIPLIENWLLIFLRSGKHFFYNKETKQSAWEAPDHVDDFLYNNVDQNLVLVLLARARGLRKKDDVYWRVGEDTLYQRLRLSGVDNAMSKVVSAKIETPSQTSQLETSTVESAEGAAESASVGMEAHESDSEEFSSSDESEGENNGIDFSALLSEDEEGMEINGDVGPSEGAKTTFKELLNAYNVNPFSTWDKELDKLVDDDRYEVLETRLDRENVFNEWAKDVIRQRKEAKEAEAGGEDELEVDISAAEEFVMLLKDTFRKGKFYVEYRRKNKGDERFKAIDITDKERESVYRAYSKVAPTKKKERVTAFKKLLEDNKALINAETNLGNLHTTISNDIACMVLDIEERAEILDEFVSKLTRGQIESVEEAKKKRQERLLYEKSKAAHIERKKAEWGIEKGKKRLDKQNRDLDREVQKLGMGGLKSQLK